In the Gorilla gorilla gorilla isolate KB3781 chromosome 1, NHGRI_mGorGor1-v2.1_pri, whole genome shotgun sequence genome, ACTGCAAtgtgtcctccctccatccatggCTTCTGTATCCAGAGTAGAAAGTGAGGATTCCTCCATACTGCTCCCTCTTCACACACACGGGGTAACTGGGCTCATGATCGGGCAGAAACCAGGGAAGAACAGTTTAATGAGATGGGGATAGGGTTAATTGGACCAGCCAAATACAAAGATCACTCCTTTTATCCAGTCTGAGATGGCAGTGAAAGGTgggcagaggaagagagaaggagctTTCAGAAGGTAAATACTCAGTGACTAATACTCTTGAGCACCCCAGGCAGTGGCCTCTGCAACATGGGTCCTGGCTCTGATGGGCAGCCACTGGCCTCTCTCTTTGGCGGAGGGCAATCTGGGTCAATGAAAGCAGGGAGGAGCCCAGCAGCGAGGCCCTGTAGCCAAGGTTCCTTGGCCCAGAAAACACAAGGGGCTTTGATGCCTGCAGAAAGCCACGGCTTTTCACCCCAGGATGCTGCAGCTGCTCTTGGGCACAGCCCAGCCCCAGAGCAGGCTTCAGTCTGAAGGCTACAGCTGGGAGGCAGGACCATTTGGGGCTTAATGGCCTTAAAATTAGAGAGAAACCCCACTGCTGCTGTCTatgagctgtgtggccttgggcaggcaAGTAACCTCAATAAAGCTCAGTTTCCTGGTCTGTAAAATTGAAAgaataatatagtaataatagcatctatcttttttttttttttttttttttgagatgtagtctcactctgttacccaggctggagtgcagtggcacgatctcagctcactgcaagctccgccaccatgcccagctaatttttttgtatttttagtagagacggggtttcaccatgttagccagaatggtctcaatctcttgacctcatcatccgtccgcctcggcctcccaatagcATCTATCTTAAAGTTTGCTGagaggaataaatgaaattatgtttGTGAAGCACTCAACATAGTGTCTGGCTCATAACATGTGCCCAGAAAAATGAGAGTTTTAATACCCCCTCTGGGATTCTCAGAAGTTTCTCTCCAGACTAAAGCAGATTTAGCCCTCTGGTCAACAGTTGTCCCCCTGGAGAGGCCCTCAGTACCCTGCCTCTCTAGTAACTCCTTTAAAATCTGTCACTCATCCAATCCTTGTTAACCAATCCTCCAGCAGGCTTTCTCCATGTCttcaacctaaaataaaataagtttgaaaataaaacccaaatggCTCTCATGTCTCATGTGTTATGTTTGAAATCCTACATCTGGCTTCTTGAGTCAGGAGATGTGTACCCCAGTGGACATCTGTGGTATGCCAGGGGATCAATATGGCACACTTGGGGGAAGATTAAACATTTAAACCCAGGTAACTTTAATACTCTTTTCTATAAAACAAACGCgactggcagggcacagtggctcatgcctgtaatcccagcactttgggaggccgaggcaggtggatcacaaggtcaggagttcaagaccagcctggccaagatggtgaaaccctgtctctactaaaaatacaaaaattagccgggcatggtggtgggcacttgtaatcccagctactcgagaggctgaggcagagaatcacttgaaccaggaggcagaggttgcagtgagccaagatcgcgccactgcactctagcctgggtgacagagcgagactccgactcaattaaaaacaaaaacaaaaaaaatgagacatAAAATGTAAACTCTCCTGAATGTTTATGATGAAGCAAAATTTCAAAGACAGGTCAAGCTCTCAGTGGGCATCCTCTGCCCCCGGGTGCTTATGGGTAGCCTTCCTGGCAGTTAGGAGTTCCTCAGAAGTTACAAGGGCCTGAGAAGCCCCGCTTAATCAGTGAGGGGCAACTGGTGCCTTCCTGACTCACCCTCATTCTCCCAAGGGCTGCTCCTTATCTTTGGAAGAGGTGGCCTACACAGCCCAGGGCCTGAGAGGTAACCCTAGCTGACACCATCATGGGATGGCAGACTTCCATTCCTGGCAGGGACAGCAAAAGCCAGCCTGGTTTCCAGCTTCCTGAGTGGGGGACACTGTAAGAGTGTCTTAGGAGGACCACAGCTTGGTTCCTACCCTCTCATCGAGTTGTCCCCCATGCTGACAAAGGACACATTTGGTTAGTGGTTGGGGATGAGCACCCTAGACAGAACAAGGCACAGCTGGCACCCAGCAAATGCCCCACCCTGGCTATTCCTGACAGCATGGTCTCCTGGGGCTTATAGCAAGTGGGATCTCCAGAGGGAATAGGATGACTGGAATTTTCAGCAGAGCCAGGCCTCTGTCCTCAGTGAGGCTCAACAATATGCCTGACATGGAGACCAGTTGGAAACAGAGCTATAGTGGGAACCTCAGTCCCTCTGCTCATGAAAGTGATTAAGTACATTCTTTGTGATTTTCTCTTCGTACTTTTCTTTTTGCAGGTATCCTGAGCCAAGCAGGATACTCCTCCTCAGAGGAGCAGGCAATAGAAGCGCCTGAACATCATGGCACAAGTGGACTCCCAGGACAGGTGGGGAGAGGCGTCTCCTCTCAGCAGCTTGACTGAGGAGGCTCATGACACCCAGATGCTGAGCATGAACTTAGAGAGTGACGATGAAGATGGTGGGGAGGCCGAAAAAGAGGGCACCGCTGACCCGGTGGCCTGtccaaggggcagctccccagTAACACACGAAAATCCTGACTTGCCATGGCCCCATCCACTGGgcaaagaggaagagaaattcTCTGACTCCTCCAGTGCTGGGGGCATGGGGCAGAAACCAGTGGAAATGTCTGGGAAAGCCAGTTGGAGCAGAGATGTGACAAAGATCAAGGAGACCCAGGGTTCCCCGGGAGCAAGCAGAGCTCTGGGTACCCTTCCCAGTGGTCTCGCACACAAATTGTTAGGTCAAATGCAACCTCTTGGGGACCGACTACCTGCGGGTGATGATGGAGACTCGAGGGCAAACCAGGACGCAGTCTTGGATGTCCCATCCAGCTTCCCCAGCAATGGAAAGTATCTCTGTGCGCACAAAAGTGTAGACACGTCCGCAGGGAACTCTTCTCTGTTGTGTTTCCCCAGGCCGGGGAGCAACTGGGACCTTCCCACGCAAGAGACACATACACCAGCCCAGGCGtcggccaccccagccagcctgGCTGCCGCGGTCCTGGCAAAAGCGCGGAACAGCAGGAAAGTACAGAACCAGGCGGGCCGGCGCGAGGGCGGAGAGGCTGAGGCGCGTCCCTACAGGTGCCTGCGGGGCGGGCGGGCCTTTCAGAAGCCCAGCAAGCCGCTGAGCCCCGCGGAGACGCGCGGCGGCGCCGCCAAGCGCTACGCGTGCGAGCTATGCGGGAAGGCCTACTCCCACCGTGGCACACTCCAGCAGCACAGGCGCCTGCACACGGGCGAGCGGCCCTACCAGTGCTCCTTCTGCGACAAGGCCTACACCTGGTCCTCCGACCACCGGAAGCACATCCGCACCCACACAGGCGAGAAACCCTACCCGTGTCCAGACTGCGGGAAGGCCTTCGTGCGCTCTTCGGACCTGCGCAAACACCAGCGCAACATGCACAGCAACAATAAGCCCTTCCCGTGCTCCGAGTGCGGCCTGACCTTCAACAAGCCGCTGTCGCTGCTGCGCCACCAGCGCACGCACCTGGGCGCCAAGCCCTTCCGCTGCCCCGCCTGCGACCGGGAGTTCGCTGTGGCCAGCCGCATGGTGGAGCACCAGCGCGTGCACTCGGGCGAGCGGCCCTTCC is a window encoding:
- the ZNF648 gene encoding zinc finger protein 648, whose amino-acid sequence is MAQVDSQDRWGEASPLSSLTEEAHDTQMLSMNLESDDEDGGEAEKEGTADPVACPRGSSPVTHENPDLPWPHPLGKEEEKFSDSSSAGGMGQKPVEMSGKASWSRDVTKIKETQGSPGASRALGTLPSGLAHKLLGQMQPLGDRLPAGDDGDSRANQDAVLDVPSSFPSNGKYLCAHKSVDTSAGNSSLLCFPRPGSNWDLPTQETHTPAQASATPASLAAAVLAKARNSRKVQNQAGRREGGEAEARPYRCLRGGRAFQKPSKPLSPAETRGGAAKRYACELCGKAYSHRGTLQQHRRLHTGERPYQCSFCDKAYTWSSDHRKHIRTHTGEKPYPCPDCGKAFVRSSDLRKHQRNMHSNNKPFPCSECGLTFNKPLSLLRHQRTHLGAKPFRCPACDREFAVASRMVEHQRVHSGERPFPCPTCGKCFTKSSNLSEHQTLHTGQRPFKCADCGVAFAQPSRLVRHQRIHTGERPFPCTQCGQAFARSSTLKRHQQIHSGEKGFLCAECGRAFRIASELAQHIRMHNGERPYQCEDCGQAFTRSNHLQRHRAKHGTCKKEPIPSSSDE